In Streptomyces sp. NBC_01426, one genomic interval encodes:
- a CDS encoding MFS transporter, with translation MSRRLLLLLAVTCGVAVGNIYFPQAVGPLIAAGLHVSPDAASLVVTATQIGYTLGLFLLVPLGDRLPHRRFLVTLLTLTGLGLLTAGCAPTLPFLVAASLAVGVSTVAAQVIAPLAAGLVADDGRGAVMGTLLSGSIGGMLLARTFSGTLGEWLGWRAPYLAAAAVGLLLAWVLARTLPVTAPSARGPYKEMLTASLALLRTEPELRRSCFYQATVFAGFSAVWTCVALLLTGPRYGLGASAVGMLALVGAVTMLCTPLAGRLVDREGPDRVNLVSLIGVLLSAAILAAGAAGGVAGLAALTLGTVLLDVAMQSGMVANQSRVFALRPDARSRLNTAYMTCAYLGGSAGSWLGVRIHDRAGWGGVCVLVALLAALALARHLVVPRPSRLGERPGAR, from the coding sequence GTGAGCCGCCGGCTGCTCCTGCTCCTGGCCGTGACCTGCGGCGTCGCCGTCGGCAACATCTATTTCCCGCAGGCCGTCGGCCCGCTGATCGCCGCCGGCCTGCACGTGTCCCCCGACGCGGCCTCGCTCGTGGTGACGGCCACGCAGATCGGTTACACGCTGGGGCTCTTCCTGCTGGTTCCGCTCGGTGACCGGCTCCCGCACCGTCGGTTCCTCGTCACGCTGCTCACCCTCACCGGGCTGGGCCTGCTCACCGCAGGCTGCGCGCCCACCCTGCCGTTCCTCGTCGCCGCCTCCCTCGCCGTCGGGGTCTCGACCGTGGCCGCCCAGGTCATCGCGCCCCTGGCAGCGGGGCTGGTGGCCGACGACGGACGCGGCGCGGTGATGGGCACCCTGTTGAGCGGATCGATCGGCGGCATGCTGCTGGCCCGCACCTTCAGCGGAACGCTGGGCGAGTGGCTGGGATGGCGGGCCCCGTATCTGGCGGCCGCGGCCGTCGGGCTGCTGCTGGCGTGGGTCCTGGCCCGTACGCTGCCCGTCACCGCTCCCTCCGCCCGCGGCCCGTACAAGGAGATGCTGACCGCGTCGCTCGCTCTGCTGCGCACCGAGCCCGAACTGCGGCGCTCCTGCTTCTACCAGGCGACCGTCTTCGCCGGGTTCTCGGCCGTCTGGACCTGCGTGGCGCTGCTCCTGACGGGCCCCCGCTACGGCCTCGGCGCCTCGGCGGTGGGCATGTTGGCGCTGGTCGGAGCGGTGACCATGCTCTGTACCCCGCTCGCCGGACGGCTGGTGGACCGCGAGGGGCCGGACCGGGTGAACCTGGTCTCCCTGATCGGGGTCCTCCTGTCCGCCGCGATCCTCGCCGCGGGCGCCGCCGGCGGGGTGGCGGGCCTCGCGGCCCTGACGCTGGGGACGGTACTGCTCGACGTCGCGATGCAGTCCGGGATGGTCGCCAACCAGTCCCGGGTCTTCGCCCTGCGTCCCGACGCGCGCAGCAGGCTCAACACCGCCTACATGACCTGCGCCTACCTGGGGGGCAGCGCGGGGTCCTGGCTCGGGGTGCGGATCCACGACCGGGCCGGTTGGGGAGGCGTGTGCGTGCTCGTGGCCCTGCTCGCCGCACTGGCCCTGGCCCGCCACCTGGTCGTGCCGCGCCCCTCCCGCCTCGGGGAACGACCGGGGGCGCGTTGA
- a CDS encoding ArsR/SmtB family transcription factor: MISFVLGVEDLADTRFALSPLGETVFSLRVLRDPGLSALHLPWRRSVLGRLGALDTGLLMSLVARRLTLPDFLTPRPPGFAPTFEEELTHVRATPPDRVRRDLTAAHAPDPLPEALRAAAGADDAALAVLRDAVCDLLRRYWELAVEPAWPRMKLLLEADMTYRARQLAMGGARRLFAGMHPNLRWENGVLHIDRMIDSHRAEARGRGLLLVPSVFAHKPAPPVDPGEAPLLVYPSRGVATLWTEPAKADSAALVSLLGATRARLLDLLDEPLPTVEIARRFRVTPSAVSQHLRVLHATGLLTRARDGRQVLYRRSPLGDRLAGGH; this comes from the coding sequence ATGATCAGCTTCGTGTTGGGTGTCGAGGACCTCGCGGACACGCGCTTCGCGCTCTCGCCGCTGGGCGAGACGGTCTTCAGCCTTCGGGTGCTGCGTGACCCGGGGCTGTCCGCGCTGCACCTTCCCTGGCGCAGGTCCGTGCTCGGCCGGCTCGGGGCACTCGACACCGGTCTGCTGATGTCACTGGTCGCGCGCAGACTCACCCTCCCCGACTTCCTGACGCCACGACCGCCGGGCTTCGCCCCGACCTTCGAGGAGGAGTTGACCCACGTCCGCGCGACGCCCCCCGACCGGGTGCGTCGCGACCTGACCGCCGCCCACGCGCCGGATCCGCTTCCCGAGGCCCTGCGCGCCGCCGCGGGCGCCGACGACGCGGCGCTGGCCGTGCTCCGCGACGCCGTCTGCGATCTGCTGCGCCGCTACTGGGAGCTCGCCGTCGAGCCCGCGTGGCCCCGGATGAAGCTCCTGTTGGAAGCCGACATGACCTACCGGGCACGGCAGTTGGCCATGGGCGGCGCCCGTCGCCTGTTCGCCGGCATGCACCCGAACCTGCGCTGGGAGAACGGCGTACTGCACATCGACCGGATGATCGACAGCCACCGTGCCGAGGCGCGCGGGCGAGGGCTCCTGCTGGTGCCGTCCGTCTTCGCCCACAAGCCCGCGCCCCCGGTCGACCCCGGGGAGGCGCCGCTGTTGGTCTATCCCAGTCGTGGAGTGGCGACGCTCTGGACCGAACCGGCGAAGGCCGACTCGGCGGCCCTCGTGTCGCTGCTCGGCGCGACCCGGGCCCGACTGCTCGACCTCCTGGACGAACCGCTGCCCACGGTCGAGATCGCCCGTCGCTTCAGGGTCACCCCGAGCGCCGTGTCCCAGCACCTGCGCGTGCTGCACGCCACGGGCCTGCTGACCCGGGCGCGCGACGGACGGCAGGTCCTGTACCGGCGCAGTCCGCTCGGCGACCGGTTGGCCGGCGGGCACTGA
- a CDS encoding DUF4230 domain-containing protein produces MDNSSLGSERQDDPRRPRRLPLWGRIVGVLAALALLFVLVSRFDLIPGFGDLFGEKTRDRTGPVLLKSIQDMHRYEGAAGNFQVVVDLEKDAKFLPDSIRGTRTLYVGAGTVSGYVDLGALDERSVTVNEDRTKATLRLPHAVLGPAALDLDRSYAVSQQRGLLDRLGDLFSDNPAGAQGVQRLAAEHITDAARDSGLVERTEKNTSAMLEGLLRSLGFQEVTVGYE; encoded by the coding sequence ATGGACAACTCATCGCTCGGTTCGGAGCGGCAGGACGACCCAAGACGTCCGCGGCGTCTGCCCCTGTGGGGACGGATCGTCGGCGTACTGGCGGCGCTGGCCCTGCTGTTCGTACTGGTCAGCCGGTTCGACCTGATACCCGGCTTCGGTGACCTCTTCGGCGAGAAGACGCGGGACCGCACCGGCCCCGTGCTCCTCAAGTCGATCCAGGACATGCATCGTTACGAGGGCGCGGCGGGCAACTTCCAGGTCGTGGTGGACCTGGAGAAGGACGCCAAGTTCCTCCCCGACTCGATCCGCGGCACCCGCACCCTGTACGTCGGAGCCGGCACCGTCAGCGGCTACGTGGACCTGGGCGCCCTCGACGAGCGGAGCGTCACGGTGAACGAGGACCGCACGAAGGCCACGCTGCGCCTGCCGCACGCCGTCCTGGGGCCGGCCGCCCTCGACCTGGACCGCTCGTACGCCGTGTCCCAGCAACGCGGCCTCCTGGACCGGCTCGGGGACCTGTTCTCCGACAATCCTGCCGGAGCGCAGGGCGTACAGCGCCTGGCCGCCGAACACATCACCGACGCGGCGCGCGACAGCGGACTCGTCGAGCGCACCGAGAAGAACACCAGCGCCATGCTGGAGGGACTCCTGCGCTCTCTGGGATTCCAGGAAGTGACGGTCGGCTACGAGTGA
- a CDS encoding heme-degrading domain-containing protein, which yields MSAPAPDVAELEAQEARLTLPRFTHDDAWELGSLLVALARERSAPVAVDIRRGAQQLFHCALPGSSADNDAWIERKRRVVERYGASSLLIGTRFRARGKDFDTDGRLDPDLYAAHGGSFPIAVEGAGVIGAVTVSGLPQLDDHALVVEALERFRDRPRSEDHGAR from the coding sequence GTGAGCGCTCCCGCCCCCGACGTGGCCGAGCTGGAGGCCCAGGAGGCGCGGCTCACGCTGCCCCGCTTCACCCACGACGACGCCTGGGAACTGGGCTCACTGCTCGTCGCCCTGGCCCGCGAGCGGTCGGCTCCCGTCGCCGTCGACATCCGGCGCGGCGCCCAGCAGCTCTTCCACTGCGCGCTCCCCGGGTCGAGCGCCGACAACGACGCGTGGATCGAGCGCAAGCGTCGTGTCGTCGAACGCTACGGCGCCTCTTCGCTGTTGATCGGAACCCGCTTCCGGGCCCGCGGCAAGGACTTCGACACGGACGGACGCCTGGACCCGGACCTGTACGCCGCGCACGGGGGTTCGTTCCCGATCGCCGTCGAGGGCGCGGGGGTCATCGGCGCCGTGACGGTGTCCGGGCTGCCGCAACTCGACGACCACGCCCTCGTGGTCGAGGCGTTGGAGCGCTTCCGTGACCGACCCCGGAGCGAGGACCACGGGGCGCGCTGA
- a CDS encoding alpha/beta fold hydrolase, which produces MNESDLRPADGRVLHVHDTGAGRSADGPTVFWQHGTPNIGAPPAPLFPAAARLGIRWVSHDRPGYGGSTPCPGRSVASAAADVRAVADALDIDRFAVMGHSGGGPHALACGALLADRVLAVVSVAGLAPFDAEGLDWFAGMIPSCAASLRAAAHGRGAKERHESGAVFDPEMFTAADHAALAGPWSWFADVVGPAVESGPGGLIDDDLAYVTPWGFRPASITVPTLLLHGGRDRVVPSAHARWLADHIPGAELRTSPDEGHISVLGGGEEALEWLAEHRGG; this is translated from the coding sequence ATGAACGAGAGCGACCTGCGGCCGGCCGACGGGCGCGTCCTGCACGTCCACGACACCGGAGCGGGGCGGTCCGCCGACGGCCCCACCGTGTTCTGGCAGCACGGCACGCCGAACATCGGGGCGCCCCCCGCGCCGCTCTTCCCCGCCGCCGCCCGACTGGGCATCCGGTGGGTGTCCCACGACCGCCCCGGATACGGCGGCTCGACGCCGTGCCCGGGGCGGAGCGTGGCGTCCGCGGCGGCGGACGTGCGGGCCGTCGCGGACGCGTTGGACATCGACCGGTTCGCGGTCATGGGCCATTCGGGGGGCGGGCCGCACGCGCTGGCCTGCGGTGCGCTGCTCGCGGACCGGGTCCTCGCCGTGGTGAGCGTGGCGGGGTTGGCGCCCTTCGACGCCGAGGGCCTCGACTGGTTCGCCGGCATGATCCCGTCCTGCGCGGCGTCCCTGCGTGCGGCCGCGCACGGGCGCGGGGCGAAGGAGCGGCACGAGTCCGGTGCGGTGTTCGACCCGGAGATGTTCACCGCGGCCGATCACGCCGCGCTGGCCGGTCCCTGGTCCTGGTTCGCCGATGTCGTCGGCCCGGCCGTGGAATCAGGCCCCGGGGGCCTGATCGACGACGATCTCGCCTACGTCACGCCCTGGGGCTTCCGTCCCGCTTCGATCACGGTGCCCACGCTCCTCCTGCACGGCGGGCGGGACCGGGTCGTGCCGAGCGCGCACGCTCGGTGGCTCGCCGACCACATCCCCGGGGCGGAACTGCGCACGAGCCCGGACGAGGGCCACATCTCGGTGTTGGGCGGCGGCGAGGAAGCCCTGGAGTGGCTGGCGGAGCACCGGGGCGGATGA
- a CDS encoding FUSC family protein, which yields MTLAITPLRRLAHRSREPAVVQAIRSTAAAVVSYVVALAVSDEPAPLTAPLTALLVVQVTLYTTLTTGIRRVNSVVAGVLIAIGFSALVGLTWWSLGLIILASLVIGRVVRAGEFVPEVAISAMLVLGVTRVADTAWDRVLETLIGAAVGLLFNVLFVPPVWIRPASDAITGLAAGMSTLLTHICAELGGPTTVEKAAARLHEARRLDNDIALVDAALRQAEDSLRLNPRVREGLLFRLVLRTGLDTLEICAVVLRVSCRTLTDLAKTRPADTLFPPLVTQALQELYGHLAIAMESFAELITAQVSANAEEAEGRLTRELEIARMSRDRLAVLLLERVRAEPGMWQLYGALLAEADRVLDELGVDKRSQRLMEELDQHSRLRLERYPRWHRLTRRLRSLRSGRGRSRDRDQVSE from the coding sequence ATGACACTGGCAATCACACCTCTCCGTCGGCTCGCCCACCGCTCTCGGGAACCCGCGGTCGTCCAGGCGATCCGTTCGACAGCGGCTGCCGTCGTCTCGTACGTCGTCGCCCTGGCCGTGAGCGACGAGCCGGCGCCCCTGACCGCGCCGCTCACCGCACTGCTCGTCGTCCAGGTCACGCTCTACACCACGCTGACCACCGGCATCCGCAGGGTGAACTCCGTCGTCGCCGGCGTGCTGATCGCGATCGGCTTCAGCGCCCTGGTCGGACTGACCTGGTGGAGTCTCGGTCTGATCATCCTGGCCTCGCTCGTCATCGGCCGCGTGGTGCGGGCCGGCGAGTTCGTCCCGGAGGTCGCGATCAGCGCGATGCTGGTGCTCGGCGTCACGAGGGTCGCCGACACCGCCTGGGACCGTGTCCTGGAGACGCTGATCGGCGCCGCGGTCGGCCTCCTGTTCAACGTGCTGTTCGTGCCGCCCGTGTGGATCCGTCCCGCCTCCGATGCGATCACCGGTCTCGCGGCGGGCATGAGCACCCTGCTGACGCACATCTGCGCGGAACTCGGCGGTCCCACCACGGTGGAGAAGGCCGCCGCCCGGCTGCACGAGGCACGACGCCTCGACAACGACATCGCGCTGGTCGACGCCGCGCTCCGTCAGGCCGAGGACAGCCTGCGGCTGAATCCGAGGGTCCGCGAGGGGCTCCTCTTCCGGCTGGTGCTGCGCACGGGGCTCGACACCCTGGAGATCTGCGCGGTGGTGCTGCGCGTGTCCTGCCGGACCCTGACCGATCTCGCCAAGACCCGGCCGGCGGACACCCTCTTCCCGCCGCTCGTCACCCAGGCCCTACAGGAGCTGTACGGCCACCTGGCGATCGCGATGGAGAGCTTCGCCGAACTGATCACCGCTCAGGTCAGCGCGAACGCCGAGGAGGCCGAGGGCCGGCTCACCCGGGAACTGGAGATCGCCCGGATGAGCCGCGACCGGCTCGCCGTGCTCTTGCTGGAGCGGGTCCGCGCCGAGCCCGGGATGTGGCAGTTGTACGGGGCGCTGCTGGCCGAAGCGGACCGCGTACTGGACGAACTCGGCGTGGACAAGCGCTCCCAGCGCCTGATGGAGGAGCTCGACCAGCACTCCCGTCTGCGGCTGGAGCGGTACCCGCGCTGGCACCGTCTGACGCGCCGGCTGCGCTCCCTCAGGTCGGGCCGGGGCCGCTCCCGGGACCGCGATCAGGTCTCGGAGTAG
- a CDS encoding NADP-dependent succinic semialdehyde dehydrogenase, whose translation MAIATINPVNGETLRTFDELTEEEVEQRLTLAAETFRTFRITEFAERARLLDRAADLLDEDQDDIARTMTTEMGKPIAAARAEAAKCAKAMRWYARNAESLLADEFPAEEEVADSGAARARVHYRPLGVVLAVMPWNFPLWQVVRFAAPALMAGNVGLLKHASNVPQTALYLGDLFRRAGFPAGAFQTLLVSSGAVERILRDPRVAAATLTGSEPAGRAVAAIAGDEVKKTVLELGGSDPFVVMPSADVERAARIAVTARVQNNGQSCIAAKRFIVHTDVHDEFTRIFTARMAELAVGDPMAESTDVGPLATEQGRDDVEGLVDDAVRRGARALCGGSRPEAHPKGWFYAPTVLTGITPDMRIHHEEAFGPVATVYRVRDLDEAVDLANDTPFGLSSNVWTRDEAEQRRFVRDIEAGGVFFNGMTASHPALPFGGVKRSGYGRELSGHGIREFCNTTTVWHAAEPADKPA comes from the coding sequence GTGGCCATCGCGACGATCAACCCCGTGAACGGCGAGACGCTCCGCACGTTCGACGAACTGACGGAAGAGGAGGTGGAACAACGGCTCACGCTCGCCGCCGAGACGTTCCGGACGTTCCGGATCACGGAGTTCGCCGAGCGCGCCCGGCTCCTCGACCGCGCGGCGGACCTCCTGGACGAGGATCAGGACGACATCGCCCGCACGATGACCACCGAGATGGGCAAACCGATCGCGGCGGCCCGCGCCGAAGCGGCGAAGTGCGCCAAGGCCATGCGGTGGTACGCGCGCAACGCCGAGAGCCTGCTCGCCGACGAGTTCCCGGCCGAGGAGGAGGTGGCGGACTCCGGGGCCGCCCGCGCCCGGGTCCACTACCGGCCGCTGGGGGTCGTCTTGGCCGTGATGCCGTGGAACTTCCCCCTCTGGCAGGTCGTCCGCTTCGCGGCTCCCGCCCTCATGGCCGGCAACGTGGGCCTGCTCAAGCACGCGTCGAACGTGCCCCAGACCGCGCTGTACCTGGGCGACCTCTTCCGGCGCGCCGGGTTCCCCGCCGGGGCCTTCCAGACGCTGCTCGTCTCCTCCGGCGCGGTCGAGAGGATCCTGCGCGACCCCAGGGTGGCCGCCGCGACGCTGACCGGGAGCGAGCCGGCCGGCCGCGCGGTCGCCGCGATCGCCGGCGACGAGGTCAAGAAGACGGTCCTGGAGCTCGGCGGCAGTGACCCCTTCGTGGTGATGCCGTCGGCCGACGTCGAACGCGCCGCGCGGATCGCGGTGACGGCCCGGGTACAGAACAACGGCCAGTCCTGCATCGCGGCCAAGCGCTTCATCGTGCACACCGACGTCCACGACGAGTTCACCCGGATCTTCACCGCCCGCATGGCCGAACTGGCCGTCGGCGACCCGATGGCGGAGTCCACCGACGTCGGCCCGCTCGCCACCGAACAGGGCCGCGACGACGTCGAAGGACTCGTGGACGACGCGGTGCGCCGAGGAGCCCGGGCCCTGTGCGGCGGGAGCAGGCCCGAGGCGCACCCGAAGGGCTGGTTCTACGCGCCGACGGTCCTCACCGGGATCACCCCCGACATGCGCATCCACCACGAGGAGGCCTTCGGCCCGGTGGCCACCGTGTACCGGGTCCGCGACCTGGACGAGGCGGTGGACCTGGCCAACGACACGCCCTTCGGCCTGAGCTCGAACGTGTGGACCCGCGACGAGGCCGAACAGCGACGCTTCGTCCGGGACATCGAGGCGGGCGGTGTCTTCTTCAACGGCATGACCGCTTCCCACCCCGCACTGCCGTTCGGCGGAGTGAAGCGCTCGGGTTACGGCCGGGAACTCTCGGGCCACGGGATCCGCGAGTTCTGCAACACCACGACGGTGTGGCACGCGGCCGAACCGGCCGACAAGCCCGCGTAG
- a CDS encoding VOC family protein, whose protein sequence is MTRDMENAQAFYGAVLGWTFRPTRLGEGFSVAMRDGVPIAGIGALAGRLGVPVAWTPYFAVDDADVTSARVRERGATMAVGPLTFGTGRAALAADPDGAVFGFWQGEVIPDWTAHRHRAAAWLELRTRDAFAAAVFYGDVLDWACERPGCCDVSYEHDHVVIRRGHDTVARISGGAVEEAPDPQIRPRWHIHFDVPDLEAAVDTAVRLGGRTASPVQTSGDSRRVAIGDPDGALFTIVSPQGASG, encoded by the coding sequence ATGACCCGCGACATGGAGAACGCGCAGGCGTTCTACGGGGCCGTGCTCGGGTGGACCTTCCGGCCGACCCGGCTCGGCGAGGGTTTCTCGGTGGCGATGCGTGACGGGGTGCCGATCGCGGGCATCGGGGCGCTGGCCGGTCGGCTGGGCGTCCCGGTGGCCTGGACCCCGTACTTCGCAGTCGACGACGCCGACGTCACCTCGGCGCGGGTCCGTGAACGGGGCGCGACCATGGCCGTGGGCCCGCTGACCTTCGGTACCGGGCGCGCCGCGCTCGCCGCCGACCCGGACGGAGCGGTCTTCGGTTTCTGGCAGGGCGAGGTCATCCCGGACTGGACGGCGCACCGCCACCGCGCCGCAGCGTGGCTCGAACTGCGCACGCGTGACGCGTTCGCCGCCGCCGTGTTCTACGGGGACGTCCTGGACTGGGCGTGCGAGCGCCCGGGGTGCTGCGACGTCTCGTACGAGCACGACCACGTGGTGATCCGGCGCGGTCACGACACCGTCGCCCGGATCAGCGGCGGGGCCGTGGAGGAGGCTCCCGACCCGCAGATCCGCCCGCGCTGGCACATCCACTTCGACGTGCCCGACCTGGAGGCGGCCGTGGACACCGCCGTCCGGCTCGGTGGCCGTACTGCCTCTCCCGTCCAGACGTCGGGCGACAGCCGCCGGGTCGCGATCGGGGACCCGGACGGCGCCCTGTTCACGATCGTCTCGCCGCAGGGCGCGTCCGGTTGA
- a CDS encoding DUF4394 domain-containing protein: MRTRKIAIAASVVLAAAVSAPVLASADGGDHAMDRAGQRALTAIGLTSDQRLVEFTVDSPAKPMGIGRVSGLRGDTRLVGIDFRVQNEKLYGVGDKGGIYTLNTGNAKATKVSQLTVSLSGTRFGVDFNPAANRLRVIGDTGQNLRHNLDDAAAPLGTTVDGTLTNPTTPPSTAMGVTGAAYTNNDLNAATGTTLFDLDTTADRVSLQSPANAGTLAPTGNLGVNAGPDAGFDVHYSAKHGTNQGFASLDTGRGSRLYQIDVLTGAARDLGAFPAKQQVTDLALPLGQN; this comes from the coding sequence ATGCGCACGCGCAAGATCGCCATCGCCGCGTCCGTCGTCCTGGCCGCGGCCGTGTCCGCGCCCGTCCTGGCGTCCGCCGACGGCGGCGACCACGCCATGGACCGAGCCGGGCAGCGGGCGCTGACCGCGATCGGCCTGACCTCCGACCAGCGGCTGGTGGAGTTCACCGTGGACTCGCCGGCCAAGCCCATGGGGATCGGCCGGGTGTCCGGGCTGCGGGGCGACACCAGGCTCGTCGGCATCGACTTCCGGGTCCAGAACGAGAAGCTCTACGGCGTCGGCGACAAGGGCGGCATCTACACCCTGAACACCGGGAACGCCAAGGCGACGAAGGTCTCCCAGCTCACCGTCAGCCTGTCGGGGACGCGGTTCGGAGTGGACTTCAACCCCGCCGCGAACCGCCTGCGGGTGATCGGCGACACCGGGCAGAACCTGCGCCACAACCTCGACGACGCCGCCGCCCCGCTGGGCACCACCGTCGACGGAACCCTCACCAACCCCACCACCCCGCCGTCCACCGCCATGGGCGTCACCGGCGCCGCCTACACCAACAACGACCTGAACGCGGCCACGGGGACCACCCTCTTCGACCTCGACACCACGGCCGACCGGGTCTCCCTCCAGTCACCCGCCAACGCCGGCACCCTCGCCCCCACCGGGAACCTCGGTGTGAACGCCGGTCCCGACGCCGGATTCGACGTCCACTACTCGGCCAAGCACGGCACCAACCAGGGATTCGCGAGCCTCGACACCGGCCGCGGCTCCCGCCTCTACCAGATCGACGTGCTGACCGGCGCGGCCCGCGACCTCGGCGCCTTCCCCGCGAAGCAGCAGGTCACCGACCTGGCCCTGCCGCTGGGCCAGAACTGA
- a CDS encoding RraA family protein, translating into MLQAFADLSTPLLADACVRTNTPLRVAPPGIGAVVQGHRVAGPVLPVRHFGSVDVFLEAYGRAEEGDVLVIDNGGRSDEACVGDLAVLEAAAAGVTGLVVWGLHRDTPELAEIGLPVFSYGTYPPGPVRLDEREADALVTARFGAHLVDGRDFVFGDADGVLFVAAEHVEKVLTTAERIRETEREQAHRIRSGETLRRQTAFEDYLVLRDADPSYTFRRHLRRIGGAIEE; encoded by the coding sequence ATGCTGCAAGCCTTCGCCGACCTGTCCACCCCGCTCCTGGCCGATGCCTGTGTCCGTACGAACACGCCGCTGCGCGTCGCACCGCCGGGCATCGGCGCGGTCGTGCAGGGGCACCGGGTGGCGGGGCCCGTGCTGCCGGTGCGTCACTTCGGGAGCGTGGACGTGTTCCTGGAGGCCTACGGCCGGGCCGAGGAGGGCGACGTCCTGGTGATCGACAACGGCGGCCGGTCGGACGAGGCGTGCGTGGGTGACCTGGCGGTGCTGGAGGCCGCGGCGGCGGGGGTGACGGGCCTGGTGGTGTGGGGACTGCACCGCGACACCCCGGAGCTGGCCGAGATCGGTCTGCCCGTGTTCAGCTACGGCACCTACCCGCCCGGACCCGTACGGCTGGACGAACGGGAGGCCGATGCCCTGGTCACCGCCCGGTTCGGGGCGCACCTCGTGGACGGCCGGGACTTCGTCTTCGGTGACGCCGACGGCGTGCTGTTCGTCGCCGCGGAGCACGTCGAGAAGGTGCTGACGACGGCCGAGCGGATCCGCGAGACGGAGCGGGAGCAGGCGCACCGGATCCGATCGGGCGAGACGCTGCGCCGGCAGACGGCCTTCGAGGACTACCTGGTCCTGCGGGACGCCGATCCCTCGTACACCTTCCGGCGGCACCTGCGGCGCATCGGCGGGGCCATCGAGGAGTAG